A region of Spiribacter roseus DNA encodes the following proteins:
- the betA gene encoding choline dehydrogenase, whose amino-acid sequence MHTETFDYVIIGAGSAGAVLAHRLTEDPDCRVLLLEAGPMDYSLWIHMPSAFDKPMGSRRYNWGYATEPEPAMDNRRMDCPRGHVLGGSSSINGMAYVRGNALDYEGWADDFGLEQWRYSKVLPYFRRAEDFDQGANDYHGSGGPLHVTTGAMRNPLYRAFVDAGVAAGYPETDDMNGYQQEGFGPMFMTTRNGVRWSTANAYLRPIMRRPNLTLRTGALTETLQFDADRVIGVRYRYRRETHEARVDREVLLCAGAINSPQILMRSGIGPAAALQDHGIDVQQDLPGVGENLQDHLEVYVQYACREPITLFSALKPWNQARIGIQWLTTRGGLGATNHFESGGFIRSEAGVPYPNLQYHFMPIALSYDGSVSADCHGFQAHVGPMRPESRGRVTLSGADPEAAPRIVFNYMASERDRREMRAAVRLTREVIEQSPMDRFRERPLSPGPEVQSDAEIDAWVRANGESAYHPSGTCRMGTAGDPQAVVDGDGRVHGVAGLRVIDASIMPRIASGNLNAPTIMIAEKLADRLRGRATLDEPQPWYQAADWSTRQR is encoded by the coding sequence ACGTCATCATCGGCGCCGGCTCGGCCGGCGCCGTGCTCGCCCACCGGCTGACCGAGGATCCGGACTGCCGGGTGCTGCTGCTGGAAGCCGGGCCCATGGATTACAGCCTCTGGATTCACATGCCCTCGGCCTTCGACAAGCCCATGGGCAGCCGGCGCTACAACTGGGGCTACGCCACCGAGCCCGAGCCGGCCATGGACAACCGGCGCATGGACTGCCCGCGCGGCCACGTGCTGGGCGGGTCCTCCTCGATCAACGGCATGGCCTATGTGCGCGGCAATGCCCTCGACTATGAGGGCTGGGCGGATGACTTCGGCCTCGAGCAGTGGCGCTACTCGAAAGTGCTGCCGTACTTCCGCCGCGCCGAGGACTTTGATCAGGGCGCCAATGACTACCACGGCAGCGGCGGCCCCCTGCATGTGACCACCGGGGCGATGCGCAATCCGCTCTATCGGGCCTTCGTCGACGCCGGTGTGGCGGCCGGCTACCCCGAGACCGACGACATGAACGGCTATCAGCAGGAGGGCTTCGGGCCCATGTTCATGACCACGCGCAACGGGGTGCGCTGGTCCACCGCCAACGCCTATCTGCGCCCGATCATGCGCCGGCCCAATCTGACCCTGCGCACCGGGGCGCTCACCGAGACCCTGCAGTTCGATGCCGACCGGGTCATCGGCGTGCGCTACCGCTATCGGCGCGAGACCCATGAGGCACGGGTCGACCGCGAGGTGCTGCTGTGCGCCGGGGCCATCAACTCGCCGCAGATCCTGATGCGCTCGGGCATCGGTCCCGCAGCGGCACTGCAGGACCACGGCATCGACGTCCAGCAGGATCTGCCCGGCGTCGGCGAAAACCTCCAGGACCACCTCGAGGTTTACGTGCAGTACGCCTGCCGCGAGCCGATCACCCTGTTCAGCGCCCTCAAGCCCTGGAACCAGGCGCGCATCGGCATCCAGTGGCTGACCACCCGCGGCGGGCTGGGGGCCACCAACCACTTCGAGTCGGGCGGGTTCATCCGCAGCGAAGCGGGCGTGCCCTATCCCAACCTGCAGTATCACTTCATGCCCATCGCGCTCAGCTACGACGGCAGCGTGTCGGCGGACTGCCACGGCTTTCAGGCCCACGTCGGGCCCATGCGCCCCGAGAGCCGCGGCCGCGTCACCCTGTCGGGGGCGGATCCCGAGGCGGCCCCGCGAATCGTATTCAACTACATGGCCAGCGAACGCGACCGGCGGGAGATGCGCGCCGCCGTGCGCCTGACCCGCGAGGTCATCGAGCAGTCCCCCATGGACCGGTTCCGCGAGCGCCCCCTGTCCCCCGGGCCCGAGGTGCAGAGTGACGCCGAGATCGACGCCTGGGTGCGGGCCAATGGCGAGAGTGCCTATCACCCCAGCGGCACCTGCCGGATGGGAACGGCCGGCGATCCGCAGGCGGTGGTCGATGGCGACGGCCGGGTGCACGGCGTCGCGGGCCTGCGGGTGATCGATGCCTCGATCATGCCGCGCATCGCCAGCGGCAACCTCAATGCGCCCACCATCATGATCGCCGAAAAGCTCGCCGACCGGCTGCGTGGCCGGGCGACCCTCGACGAGCCGCAGCCCTGGTACCAGGCGGCCGACTGGTCGACGCGGCAACGCTGA